GAAGGCGCCGCCGCCCAGGGGGCTGTTGTAGGTCGCGCCGCCGGTGAACCTTCCGAATGAGCCGACGCCCATGGTAACGGAGCCGCCGGCCTTTTCGGGTTTTTTGGTGATGATGTTGATGACGCCGCCCATCGAGGCGCCGCCGAAGCGCGCCGGGATATAGCCGCGGTAGACCTCTATGCGCTCGACGTTTTCCACGGGGATCGTCGTGAGGTCGACGGCCGGTTCGCTGCCGAGGTTCATCAGCACACCGTCTACATAGACGGAGACCTGCGAGGCGGAGCTGCCGCGCACGGAGGCGGTGGTGTAGGCGCCGCGCCCCTTGGTCTCGATGATGTGCAGCCCCGGGACCTGTTTAAGGAGTTCGGGAAGGTTTTTCTGCTCTCCCTTCATCTCCTGCGGTTTGATGACGGTGACGGTGCCGGGCGACAGCAGCAGCTTGTCCTCTTCCCCCGCGTCGGCGGTGATCTTTTCCGCGGGCAGTTCCGCCGGCCGTTCGGCGGCCCCGGCGCCGCCCGGCGTCAGGCACAGTAACGATAATAACGCAATGGCAATAAAACTTTTTCTCACTTTGGCAGCCCCTCGCTTATATTTGCAAAGGCAGAGCCGGAGTGTGTGCCGGCCCTGCCGCTTTGCGTATCCGTCCGTTATTTATTGCTTTGCGCTCCTTTTCCCGCGGATGAGAAGCGGGATGAGGGCGATCGCCATCAGAGCGGTCGGAATGCCGGCGTTGCAGCCGCCGCTCGAGCCGGAATCCGGCGTCGGTGCTGACGGGACGTTGGCGACAGCGAACTGCGCGAGGTCGCCCTGCAGCGCGTCCTTGTCATAGGTCGTCCACGCCGCGCCGTCATAGCGGTTGAGGGACGTTCCGGCGGCAACCCAGAGGTAACCGGTCTTTGAATCGTAGCTCATGCCCGCGGCCCAGCCGGTGCCGGTGAAGTCCTTGATCATCGTCCCTATATCGCCGGCGGCGAGCTTCTCCGCCGTGGTCTCGTAGACTCTCATGCTGTAGCCGGAGAAGTCGGCCTTCCATTCGACCGCCTTGATGTAGATCTTATCGCCGGCGACGACGACCGCCTTGAAGAAGTGGTTGAAGGTGTTGTCTTTCTTATATACGTCGGCGGCGGTGACGAGCGTCTTAGTCGTCATCGCGTCAAGGTCAGCCGCCTCGATGGAGCTGGCCTCGTTGAGCGTGCCGTAGGGCTGGCTGCCGCCGACCGAGGTCACGTAAAGCGTCGAGCCGGAGAGCGCGTAGGCCCCCTGCCCGCCGCCGTCAAAGTTGAGGCCGGCGAGCGGCAATGTCGCCGTTTCGTTGAGGTCCGCGTCAAGCTTGACCAGCGTGTTGGGAAGGTAGCTGTAGTTGCCGTAAGTGCCCTTTGAAGCCGAGAAGATCGCGTAGACGGAGCCGTTGTACGTTACCAACCCCTCTCCGTGCCCGCTGTAGCCCTCCTGCGGTTCGAATTCGAGCGTCGCCAGCTCCTTATAATCGTCGCTCGACGTCGATATCTTGCTCACGACCGCATTCGCGTATGAGATGCCGTAGAGATAGCCGTTCATCGCCTTCATGGCGCGCGTGTTGAAGAGTGAGGTCGTGATCTCCGCCGCCGGTTTGGCCCAGACGTCCGCCTTGCTCCAGTCCTCCTCCGCGCCCGGCGAGTAGACGTTGATCGTATCTACAGCCGCGCCTGATCCATAGAGCGAGATCGCCACACGGTAACCGCCTTCGGCGTTCGTGAAGCCGAAGATGCCCTGCCCGGAGTCCCCGCCCATGTTGCCGATGAGCGGCGATACGGGAGCGCCGCTTCCGTTGATGACGCCGAGCGCGGTGTTCGAATAGTTCGTCTGCCTCGTGAAGAGCACGTCGGCTGACGCCGGAAGGACAGTGAATAACGCCAGCGCGATGATAAGAAGTAACGATAATGTTTTTTTGCGCATTTTCAAATTCTCCTCCTGATGATCGATTTTTTATTAAGATTCTGCCGCAAACAGAACTTAAACAAACTATGGAACGCCAAACTCCGCCTATATACACGAACACACGCGGGAGAGCGATGACACCGTCTCCCGCGTGTGATATATACGTCGGTCAGCCGCTGCCATGCGCCCGCTGCGCATTTAAAGCCATTCTATCTCCGCGGCAGGTTTCCCGACTCTCGATCATCCTGGGCTGCGCCTTCCCATCTTTTGACAGTGGCATAATGCAGCTTCGTCCCGATTACGGTGGCAGGGGCCGTTCCGGCATTTGACCGGATTCCCATACTCCGAAGAAAATATTTTATTATGGTCAAAACAAGATCCAAAACCTTATACGTAAACTATCACGGCTTTGCCTCATTGTCAATTATGAACATACATTATAAATTGCCCAAATAATCAATCAAAGAACCTGTTTGTAAAACTCCGCCCCGCGACACACTATTATAGTTATCAAACACGAAAGGAGGAAATCAAATGGCAAGCATCAAACACCTGACATCAGCTCTGCGCCTTACGCTCTCCCTCGGCACCGTCGACGGCAAGAGCGTTACCAAGACGGTCTCCGTCTCGAAGATCGGCGCGGCGGCCGGAGCGGAGACGCTTAACGCGCTCGTGGGCGCGCTCGGCGGCCTGCTCGAGCACCCCGTAGCCTCGGTGAAGAAATACGACACCGGGCTCCTCGAGGTCGAGTAACGAAGAGAACAGACAGGACGACGGAAGGAGGTGAAACAAGACAATGAAAACGATCCGTATGAAATTCATCACCGAGGCCGGCAAGAACTTTTTCGTCAGCATGGACTACGCGGCCCCCGAGCTCTCCGGGACCGAGGGCGCGGCGAAGGTCCAGGCGGCGGCAGAGCTCATCCTTGAGCAGCAGCCCTTCGCCGTGACCCTCGTATCCTGCGAGGCGGCGGAGCTCATCGAG
The window above is part of the Cloacibacillus evryensis DSM 19522 genome. Proteins encoded here:
- a CDS encoding Synerg-CTERM sorting domain-containing protein, yielding MRKKTLSLLLIIALALFTVLPASADVLFTRQTNYSNTALGVINGSGAPVSPLIGNMGGDSGQGIFGFTNAEGGYRVAISLYGSGAAVDTINVYSPGAEEDWSKADVWAKPAAEITTSLFNTRAMKAMNGYLYGISYANAVVSKISTSSDDYKELATLEFEPQEGYSGHGEGLVTYNGSVYAIFSASKGTYGNYSYLPNTLVKLDADLNETATLPLAGLNFDGGGQGAYALSGSTLYVTSVGGSQPYGTLNEASSIEAADLDAMTTKTLVTAADVYKKDNTFNHFFKAVVVAGDKIYIKAVEWKADFSGYSMRVYETTAEKLAAGDIGTMIKDFTGTGWAAGMSYDSKTGYLWVAAGTSLNRYDGAAWTTYDKDALQGDLAQFAVANVPSAPTPDSGSSGGCNAGIPTALMAIALIPLLIRGKRSAKQ
- a CDS encoding DUF2922 domain-containing protein, whose amino-acid sequence is MKTIRMKFITEAGKNFFVSMDYAAPELSGTEGAAKVQAAAELILEQQPFAVTLVSCEAAELIERTSTEIALA